A genomic stretch from Engraulis encrasicolus isolate BLACKSEA-1 chromosome 10, IST_EnEncr_1.0, whole genome shotgun sequence includes:
- the LOC134457460 gene encoding uncharacterized protein LOC134457460 has protein sequence MTTDSFINALRRFFAIRGPAKLLRSDRGTNFVGACKELGIDTEGSPVTTYLQSRGCSWVFNPPHSSHMGGAWERLIGVARRILDAMLLQTGHTRLTHEVLSTLMAEVMAIMNARPLVPVSSDPNEPTVLTPAMLLTQKMSTVSAPSGNFQMAELHGKQWKHVQCLANTFWKRWRRDYLSTLQGRRKWTDERPSVKTGDVVLLKDSQAHRNEWPVGVIVNTLPSRDKRTRKVEVKIVRDGTVKVLLRPISEIVVLLSDES, from the coding sequence ATGACCACCGACAGCTTCATAAATGCCCTGAGAAGATTCTTCGCCATCCGGGGCCCGGCCAAGCTTCTCCGCTCCGACAGAGGGACTAACTTCGTCGGTGCCTGCAAGGAGCTGGGCATCGACACCGAAGGCTCACCAGTTACAACTTACCTCCAGAGCAGGGGGTGCTCCTGGGTCTTCAACCCGCCCCATTCTTCGCATATGGGGGGGGCTTGGGAAAGACTCATTGGCGTCGCCAGGCGCATCCTGGATGCCATGCTGCTCCAGACCGGACACACTCGCCTGACACACGAGGTATTGAGCACTCTTATGGCCGAAGTCATGGCTATAATGAACGCGAGACCCCTGGTGCCTGTGTCCTCCGACCCCAACGAGCCCACCGTCCTTACCCCGGCAATGCTCCTGACCCAGAAGATGAGCACCGTCTCCGCGCCCTCTGGAAACTTCCAGATGGCTGAACTGCATGGGAAGCAGTGGAAACACGTCCAGTGCCTCGCAAACACCTtctggaagagatggaggagagactaCTTATCTACGCTGCAGGGCCGCCGAAAGTGGACAGACGAAAGACCAAGCGTCAAGACCGGCGACgtcgtcttgctcaaggacagtcAAGCCCACAGGAACGAATGGCCTGTGGGAGTGATCGTCAACACGCTGCCGAGCCGGGACAAGAGGACCCGGAAGGTGGAAGTAAAGATCGTGAGAGACGGAACTGTTAAAGTCCTTCTGAGACCCATCT